A region of the Callithrix jacchus isolate 240 chromosome 5, calJac240_pri, whole genome shotgun sequence genome:
TAGACCTCCCTTAGGGCAGGCATTATTCCCAAATGCAACAGAGTTGGTACCAGGGCTTGGTGAACAGCATAATCTCAATAAATTAACAGGAACCACATCGCCATTTGGCTTTCAGAGCAGCCACACTGAGTGCTTCGTCTATTTCACACCCTTTTAATTTAAGTACCTTGCTCAGTGCTAAGAGGCACACTCCATAAGGCAGGATTAAGTGCGTATCTGCAAAACCTAAGCAACCATATTTCACCAGCACCTCCTAGGGGCCACGTGTGGAtatgaggctgggaggtggggacGCGCGCAGAACCTTTTCTTGAATTGTCAGTTCACCTCTCCTACACACGGAAATCCACCCCGACTGCGCCGTCCACGATACCAGCTAGTCTGCCGAATTAGTTTAGCGACTCAATGAGGCCTGTAGAGGTTTAAATAAACTGCACAAACGATACATTTGATCGCTcgaggaaataaacatttttaaaaacttagtggAAGGAAAGGCTCCTACATATATCCTGTTCTTTAGGAGCAAAGCTTAGTTAGGACACCGAAGTACTCAGAAATAATATGCACTTACTCTtcgatttacacacacacacacacacacacacacaaaaaccacaCGGATTAGTTTATAAAGTTCCAGGATCCAGACCCGGTTAACACTCAAGTTGCTTTTTAGGGGTCTGCGCACTCTTGCCTGGCTCCGCTGGAAATGAGAGCTGGGAGGCGCTGAGGCGAGGGCAGATCTAAGTGTCTGTAGGAGTAGCTATTCCAGAAAAATCATTACTCTCTAATTGTTCTGATTTTAGATCAGCAAAGCGTGCCGGGCGGTGGTGGAGAGATTGAGGGCGGACAGGGCGAGAGGGAACGAGCCGTCTCCCCTTCAGAGAAGCCTAGGCTCCTTGTAAGTACTTCGCGAACAGTCCGGAGAAGAAACAGCCGAGCGGCGCTGTAGGGGCCACACTTGCGCGCGTCTCAGTCCCTGGGGCTCTGCGCGCCCGTCCCAGCCACTCGCCCCATTGACTTAGCGGCCTCTCCGGGCGCAGCAGCCTCGGCTGGGGGCTTCCAAGGGCCGCCGTGGGGGCTCCGGCAgagaggcaggggagagggagacgCGCCGGGGCCGACGAGCAGTCCTGCCACGGCGGCAAACGTCTCTCCCCGGCGCTGGCACCTCGCAGGCCCCCTCGAGGAGCACGCAGGGCACAGCGCTCCCGCGAGGAGGGGAACCGGGAAGTGCGTGGGGCTCGAGACGGGGTAGGAAGCTTTGCCCAAGGCCAGGCTGCAATCAGGCAGCCGCAACGGCCGGGCGCGGAGCGTCCCACCTGCTGCTGTCCCAGCTGGGCCacaacttcctcctcccaggccGGAGCCCGACTCCCCGGCCGGCGGGGCTCCGagggtggagggggaggaggcGGCGGCAGGTTCCCTCCGCTGGCAACGCCTCGAAGCATCCTCCCCTCCCCGCCGCGGTTCCCGGGGCCGGCCGCGCGGCCAGGAGCGCTGCGATTGGCCGGCAGCGGCCGGGGGCGGGGCCAGGAGAGCCGGTGTCGCACGGACCGCCTCAAAAGAGCCCAGGATATTGCAGAGCGCACTGGAGCCCTGGCCAGCGCGCAGCCTTCCCGGCGCCGGCAGGCTGGGTCTTGGGAATTCTGGTTAGCTTTGGCTCACTCGCTCTTTACAAACTACTGGATCTTACATGCCTCTGTACCCCCCACTTCCACTCCATGTCCCCATGCTCCTGCGCCAGCAACAGGTAAGGGCtgctgtgttttcttccttttcgcTCGTTGCCTGTGTGTCCTGGGGAATGGACTCTGGCCGCCGTCCCCTACCCTACCCTGCCCCGCTGCTCCAGAGGTGCCCAGCTGTCACACTGCTGTAGCGCTCACCCACGCTCCGGAGTCCCAGATCATGCCTATATAGTTTGTGTGCGCACCAGAACATCCCCAGAGCTAAAAATACTGAGACATGCTTGGAACAGTTGAGCAATAGAAACAGAtttctctgcagcatctgtttgTGCTCATAACTTCCAATGCACCAGCTGTAGCGAGATACTGGGTTTGGAGGCAAGGGCGAGAGTCTGTGTTCGGTTCtcactctaagaaaaaaaaaggtgggagggAATTTGGTTTGGGGGTACGTCTCGAGCTTTGGTCTTAAAGCTTGGCAAACCTTGGGACTCAGCACTATTTTTgatccttggctttttttttttttttttctttttccgtcATTGCTTCAAGTATAGCTGTGAGTTTCAAACAGAGTAAGTGTCTCAAAGTTGCCTTCCTGGAAGAAGAGCGGGAGCTTGAGTTGGGTTTGAGCCTGAGGATCGCAAAACTTTCACATTATATATCACTCTCCCCTAACCAATTTGTTGTGTTTAGTAATAATGGCATTAATACCTAGcttgaagacagtgtggttttAGGGACGCAAAGTAGTCAAAACGACTTGATTCTGCAAAAAGATTGCATCATAGCATGGATTCATTATgacaattggaaaaaaaatt
Encoded here:
- the LOC128932178 gene encoding uncharacterized protein LOC128932178 encodes the protein MLRGVASGGNLPPPPPPPPSEPRRPGSRAPAWEEEVVAQLGQQQVGRSAPGRCGCLIAAWPWAKLPTPSRAPRTSRFPSSRERCALRAPRGGLRGASAGERRLPPWQDCSSAPARLPLPCLSAGAPTAALGSPQPRLLRPERPLSQWGEWLGRARRAPGTETRASVAPTAPLGCFFSGLFAKYLQGA